From the Alistipes sp. ZOR0009 genome, the window AAGGTTAAGGATGGCCTACTTGATGATGAAAAGTATGACGTTCTTTTTAGCGTGGATGCGGTAAATAATTTAGTAGTTGAGGGAAAACCCTTTAGAGATGCCTACAAGATAGTGGGAGGCGAAATAGCGGAGGGTAAATTTAAACGTCCTGCGCAGCTTAACTACCAGCATTTGGGTAGCATTGGCAACTTGGCCAACGAAAAAATTGCGGAGCTCATGGAGCAAAAGATGGCGTCGTTTAATTTCGAAAAGGTATCCACAGCGCTTGAGTCGCTTGTTAGATAAAAAAATCCCGGATGAAGATCCGGGATTTTTGCTATAATCGGCTGATTATTTCTTGTCAGCTTTCTTTTCTGCTTTCTTTTCAGCGCAGCAAGCTTTCTTCTCGCCTTTCTTCTCTGCGCATTCCTTTTTATTAGCGCACTCTTTCTTCTCTGCGCAGCACTTCTTTTCTGTCTTTGTACATTCTTTCTTAGCAGGAGCTTGAGGAGTTTGTGCAAATAGGGCTCCTGCTAGTAGTAAAGACATTGATAAAATAGCAATCTTCTTCATCGTAGTGACTTTTTTGAGTTATAAATAGATTCTCAATCGAGATGCAAAATAGGAAAAAACTTCATATTTGATGATCGATTTTTCACTTTTGGGGTACCCTTAACAAAACATTAACGGCATCTGCTTTCTTTTTAACCTGTATGATTTTTTGGATCATTTTGCTAACTTACCAGCAGGTTAGATCGTTATATATTTACTAATATAGGCAGCGATGAACGAGCTTGGTAAAAAAGGAGAAGAGTTGGCCGTCCTTTTTCTTAGAAAAAATGGCTTCAAAATAAGGGCTACCAACTGGACTTTTGGTCACAAGGAGGTGGATATTATTGCAGAGAAGGATGGCGTCATTCATTTTGTAGAGGTTAAGGCTCGTAGCCAGAATTACCTCGATGAGCCCAAGCAGGCCGTTGTTCGAAAAAAGCAGAATAACATTATTCTGGCCGCCGATGGGTATATGCAAAAGTATGAAATTGAGCTCGAAGCTTGTTTTGATATCATCAGTAT encodes:
- a CDS encoding YraN family protein, with translation MNELGKKGEELAVLFLRKNGFKIRATNWTFGHKEVDIIAEKDGVIHFVEVKARSQNYLDEPKQAVVRKKQNNIILAADGYMQKYEIELEACFDIISIVFYASHHDLEFTENAFEPNF